The proteins below come from a single Mesoaciditoga lauensis cd-1655R = DSM 25116 genomic window:
- a CDS encoding PaaI family thioesterase, giving the protein MDVSSTDMCFACGKKNECGLKLDFDVEEGKVVSHFSLDERFQGWKGIAHGGIVATILDEAMAWAVMSLEIQAVTIELNVKYKRPTPLKKRLRVVGEVNEEPRKIIKAHAKILDETDTILALSTGVYMKVGKQNT; this is encoded by the coding sequence ATGGACGTTTCATCAACTGATATGTGTTTCGCTTGCGGTAAGAAAAACGAATGTGGTTTGAAATTAGATTTCGACGTTGAAGAAGGAAAAGTTGTCTCTCATTTTTCTTTGGACGAACGATTTCAAGGGTGGAAGGGAATAGCTCACGGAGGCATAGTCGCAACGATTTTGGATGAAGCTATGGCGTGGGCGGTGATGAGTTTGGAAATTCAAGCCGTAACGATTGAGCTAAACGTGAAATACAAAAGACCAACTCCTTTGAAGAAAAGGCTAAGAGTAGTTGGAGAGGTAAACGAAGAGCCCCGAAAGATAATAAAAGCCCATGCGAAAATTTTAGATGAAACGGACACCATTTTAGCACTCTCAACCGGTGTCTATATGAAGGTTGGCAAACAAAACACTTGA
- a CDS encoding NAD(P)/FAD-dependent oxidoreductase, whose amino-acid sequence MKVAVIGSGIVGSLVAREFTKYDVDVEMFEKLPDVGWGITKANSGILHAGYDDEPGTVRSKYCARGNEMYDKLSEELNFEVKRIGSLVVAFDDEDVKKLEELLERGKTNGVKNLKIISKIEALEIEPNLSREIVAALYAPTAGILAPWEAAQAAVENAVENGAKLHLSTEVFNILESGREYTLKTSKGDFTFDIVVNAAGLWADELAEKAGVKVTPLHPRKGEYILLDQPSLVRTVVFPTPSEAGKGILVLPTVHDTFLLGPTSEDLPPTEKENTTTTPEGISKIIKNVRKLVPGINISKTIRTFAGLRPENDIKDFVIKKEGNMMHLVATRSPGLSSAPAIAEDVVHMMLDGYNVSLRKDFNPYCKPVPKVAHMSDEEREKLIKSNPAYGRVVCRCNKITEGEIVDAIKHGARTLDGIKFRTTAMFGRCQGSFCTVKIMNIMKRELGTDFDEIRKNLPNSKVVDGDVR is encoded by the coding sequence TTGAAAGTAGCCGTAATAGGAAGTGGAATAGTAGGTTCTCTTGTCGCGCGTGAATTTACGAAATACGACGTTGATGTTGAAATGTTCGAAAAATTGCCTGATGTGGGATGGGGCATAACAAAAGCCAATTCTGGAATTCTTCACGCTGGATATGACGATGAACCAGGAACCGTTCGCTCTAAATATTGTGCCCGTGGAAATGAAATGTACGATAAGCTTTCAGAAGAGTTGAATTTCGAGGTTAAAAGGATAGGCTCTTTAGTTGTGGCTTTTGATGATGAAGATGTAAAAAAACTGGAAGAACTCCTTGAGCGTGGAAAGACAAACGGCGTTAAAAACTTAAAAATCATATCAAAGATAGAGGCTTTGGAAATAGAGCCGAATCTTTCGCGCGAAATCGTTGCCGCTTTGTACGCACCAACTGCTGGAATATTAGCACCGTGGGAAGCGGCTCAAGCTGCTGTTGAAAACGCAGTTGAGAACGGTGCAAAATTACACCTTTCAACTGAAGTGTTCAACATACTGGAAAGTGGGAGAGAATATACTCTCAAAACTTCAAAAGGAGATTTCACCTTTGACATAGTGGTAAACGCCGCAGGTCTTTGGGCAGATGAGCTTGCTGAAAAAGCTGGAGTCAAGGTCACTCCCTTGCATCCAAGAAAAGGTGAATATATTCTTTTAGATCAACCCTCATTGGTTAGAACGGTGGTGTTTCCAACTCCTTCTGAAGCGGGAAAAGGAATCTTAGTTCTTCCAACCGTTCATGATACTTTCCTATTAGGGCCAACTTCCGAAGATTTGCCTCCAACGGAAAAAGAAAACACGACAACAACGCCTGAAGGTATTTCAAAAATAATAAAAAACGTTAGAAAATTGGTGCCTGGCATTAACATATCAAAAACGATAAGAACTTTCGCAGGATTGCGACCAGAAAATGACATAAAGGATTTTGTTATTAAAAAAGAGGGAAATATGATGCATTTGGTTGCGACCCGTTCACCGGGTTTAAGTTCAGCGCCGGCAATTGCAGAGGATGTTGTTCATATGATGCTGGATGGGTACAACGTAAGCTTGAGAAAAGATTTTAATCCCTATTGTAAGCCTGTACCAAAAGTCGCCCATATGAGCGATGAAGAGAGAGAAAAACTCATAAAATCCAATCCCGCTTACGGTAGAGTCGTGTGCAGATGCAACAAGATCACAGAAGGTGAAATAGTGGACGCGATAAAACATGGCGCACGCACGCTAGATGGAATAAAGTTCAGAACTACCGCTATGTTTGGAAGATGTCAAGGCTCTTTTTGCACTGTTAAAATCATGAACATTATGAAAAGAGAGCTTGGAACGGATTTCGATGAAATTCGTAAGAACCTTCCCAATTCAAAAGTGGTGGACGGTGATGTCAGATGA
- a CDS encoding NAD(P)/FAD-dependent oxidoreductase produces the protein MKKLKYDVVILGGGAAGMGAIKGALSEGVSVLLIEREASTGGVLNQCIHNGFGIHVFNQELSGPEYHEMYLEKLSHFDAMYETTVLKIDENHNILHTISKSGVYEIEYGALVLATGARERPFEALRIPGTRPAGIFTAGLAQHFVNLENRLPGRKAVILGSGDIGLIMARRLTLEGVEVEGVYEIMPYQGGLTRNIVQCLDDFSIPLHLSTSVVKVHGKERLEGVTVAKFENGAPVPGSERFIKCDTLVASVGLIPENDLVKDFLEIASDEGAIVDDLMRTNIPNIFAAGNNVCIHDLVDFVTIEGEMAGKNAALVAKGEELPPRKAIIKEGQNVRVISTKYTTASQPFKMYLRVSKPMGTTAIYLNDQKIKTALVAKPSEMIEINLDPSKYNMKGKVVLSAVEVGK, from the coding sequence ATGAAAAAGCTCAAATATGATGTTGTCATTCTGGGTGGTGGAGCCGCGGGAATGGGTGCCATAAAAGGGGCGCTTTCAGAAGGTGTTTCGGTGTTACTCATTGAAAGAGAAGCTTCAACGGGTGGAGTGCTTAACCAATGTATTCACAATGGTTTTGGAATACATGTTTTCAATCAAGAATTAAGTGGGCCGGAATATCATGAGATGTATTTGGAAAAGTTAAGTCATTTTGATGCGATGTATGAAACAACGGTTCTTAAAATAGATGAAAATCACAACATTCTTCATACCATCAGCAAATCCGGCGTATATGAAATAGAATATGGTGCACTTGTATTGGCCACAGGTGCGAGAGAAAGGCCATTTGAAGCTTTAAGGATACCGGGCACCAGGCCAGCGGGGATATTTACAGCGGGGCTTGCCCAGCATTTTGTGAATTTGGAGAACCGCTTACCGGGACGTAAAGCGGTGATATTGGGTTCCGGTGATATAGGCTTGATAATGGCGAGACGTCTTACGCTTGAAGGTGTGGAAGTTGAAGGAGTGTATGAGATAATGCCTTATCAAGGTGGCTTGACTAGAAACATCGTTCAGTGTTTGGATGATTTTAGTATTCCACTCCATCTTTCCACAAGCGTTGTAAAAGTACATGGAAAAGAACGATTGGAAGGTGTAACGGTGGCAAAATTCGAAAATGGAGCTCCTGTACCTGGAAGCGAAAGATTCATAAAATGTGATACGTTGGTGGCATCGGTAGGTTTAATACCGGAAAATGATCTTGTAAAAGATTTCCTAGAGATAGCATCAGATGAAGGAGCAATTGTGGACGATCTCATGAGAACCAACATTCCAAATATCTTTGCAGCTGGAAATAACGTGTGCATCCATGATCTGGTGGATTTCGTTACCATTGAAGGTGAAATGGCTGGTAAAAATGCAGCCCTCGTTGCCAAAGGCGAAGAACTTCCTCCAAGAAAGGCAATTATAAAAGAAGGCCAAAATGTTCGAGTGATAAGCACAAAATACACGACGGCAAGTCAACCTTTTAAGATGTATCTAAGAGTAAGCAAGCCCATGGGAACGACTGCTATTTATCTTAACGACCAAAAGATAAAGACCGCTTTGGTGGCGAAGCCAAGTGAGATGATAGAGATAAATCTTGATCCTTCCAAGTACAACATGAAAGGAAAGGTTGTGCTTTCGGCAGTGGAGGTGGGAAAATGA
- a CDS encoding DUF1667 domain-containing protein: MTNSNVEQNRSGNKIVEMTCIVCPIGCHLKVEVDENGRFVSVTGNRCPRGAEYAKQEVTDPRRVLPTSVKVIGGELPLVSVRTEKPIPKKLIFEAMKVIKSIQVEAPVKRGQIILENLLNTGVNLIATRTVKRIEEVEKNAKSWRDGAAI; encoded by the coding sequence ATGACGAATTCAAATGTTGAGCAAAATAGAAGTGGAAATAAAATAGTGGAGATGACTTGCATCGTCTGTCCAATTGGCTGCCATTTAAAAGTAGAAGTGGATGAAAATGGAAGATTCGTCTCGGTAACGGGAAACAGATGTCCCAGAGGTGCCGAATATGCCAAACAAGAAGTTACAGATCCGAGAAGGGTTCTACCAACAAGTGTAAAGGTGATTGGAGGAGAGTTACCATTAGTTTCCGTAAGAACAGAAAAACCAATTCCCAAAAAACTCATTTTTGAAGCGATGAAAGTGATAAAATCCATTCAAGTTGAAGCACCTGTTAAAAGAGGTCAAATCATTTTAGAAAATCTTCTCAATACAGGTGTGAACTTAATAGCGACAAGAACAGTCAAAAGAATTGAGGAGGTAGAAAAAAATGCTAAAAGTTGGAGAGACGGCGCCGCAATTTAA